One part of the Desulfonema ishimotonii genome encodes these proteins:
- a CDS encoding universal stress protein yields the protein MDNKREVAMSIRKIVCCTDFSENAEAAFQAALEMSEKYQAQLTILHVVPPVVNPLLADTGQIARYKPLQSFVTEIEDRMQKEYGCRIGEETDCGFVILDGHISTEILRYLEEKKTDLVVMGSYGLSGVELVFFGSVAKRIAHKAPCSVMIVRHPVPGPEK from the coding sequence ATGGATAACAAACGGGAGGTGGCCATGTCGATCAGAAAAATTGTGTGTTGTACGGATTTTTCAGAAAATGCCGAGGCAGCTTTTCAGGCAGCTCTTGAGATGTCAGAGAAATATCAGGCACAGCTTACGATCCTTCATGTCGTGCCGCCTGTCGTGAATCCGTTGCTGGCAGATACCGGGCAGATTGCCCGCTATAAGCCGCTTCAATCCTTTGTGACCGAGATCGAGGACCGGATGCAAAAGGAGTACGGATGCCGGATCGGGGAAGAAACGGACTGCGGCTTTGTCATTCTTGACGGCCATATTTCCACTGAAATCCTGAGATATCTGGAAGAAAAAAAGACCGATCTGGTGGTGATGGGATCTTACGGCCTGAGCGGCGTGGAGCTGGTTTTTTTCGGCAGCGTGGCCAAGCGGATTGCCCATAAGGCCCCCTGTTCCGTGATGATCGTCCGCCACCCGGTTCCCGGACCGGAAAAATGA
- a CDS encoding cobalamin-dependent protein (Presence of a B(12) (cobalamin)-binding domain implies dependence on cobalamin itself, in one of its several forms, or in some unusual lineages, dependence on a cobalamin-like analog.), translating into MDSPETQLRRRISETLNTLKAAGRPSRTAFSDEATALIRWRHARNIGGIWKNPPLMITATLDDGWGHGLEIIHLYAEAAGLRLLPLGLLQTPEHIIAGCRKHAPKILGLTILQFDTEDALAYIRNSIPPETQIVAGGPLFRADPELAGRTGIDFVAKDAGAFMGYLMTL; encoded by the coding sequence ATGGATTCCCCTGAAACGCAACTGAGAAGACGAATTTCAGAAACACTGAATACGCTGAAAGCCGCCGGACGCCCGTCCAGGACGGCTTTTTCAGATGAGGCAACAGCGCTTATCCGATGGCGTCACGCCCGAAATATCGGCGGCATCTGGAAGAATCCCCCGCTGATGATCACGGCGACACTGGACGACGGCTGGGGACACGGCCTGGAGATTATTCACCTGTATGCCGAGGCCGCCGGGCTGCGGCTTCTGCCCCTGGGCCTGCTTCAGACGCCGGAGCATATTATCGCCGGGTGCCGAAAACACGCCCCGAAGATACTGGGGCTTACAATTCTTCAGTTTGATACGGAAGATGCGCTGGCATACATCCGAAACAGTATCCCCCCGGAGACACAAATTGTCGCAGGCGGGCCGCTTTTCCGGGCGGACCCCGAACTGGCCGGTCGGACCGGGATCGATTTTGTGGCAAAAGACGCAGGCGCTTTCATGGGCTATCTGATGACCCTGTAG
- a CDS encoding cupin domain-containing protein — protein MEKISISDKLRTFDKYWQSKLVGEFNSQSVKLAKMKGEFDWHHHKTEDELFLILKGQLKVDFKNEYVTLNEGELFIVPRNRGHRLVAEQEVQLLVVEPKSTLNIERPQEENHADDDS, from the coding sequence ATGGAAAAAATAAGTATATCGGATAAGCTGCGTACCTTTGACAAATACTGGCAGTCGAAACTTGTCGGTGAATTCAACAGCCAGTCCGTCAAGCTGGCAAAGATGAAAGGTGAGTTTGACTGGCATCACCATAAAACAGAAGATGAACTTTTTCTGATTTTAAAGGGGCAGTTAAAGGTCGATTTCAAGAATGAATATGTCACCCTGAATGAAGGTGAGCTTTTTATTGTTCCGCGAAACAGAGGGCATCGGCTCGTTGCAGAGCAGGAGGTCCAGTTACTGGTGGTCGAGCCGAAATCCACGCTGAATATTGAGCGGCCCCAGGAAGAAAACCATGCCGATGATGACAGCTAG
- a CDS encoding SH3 domain-containing protein has protein sequence MRGRRSVNFFRIWGAVLVCLLTASFSSAEKPESRSVTIRADIANLLIKPQKNALVLDTLKQGDTVTLIGGEGDWYIVRLADNRVGWLHRSFLMAPETPPVPPPAAPPVAETKEEASALYQAVLKIKSGRVREAPFPEAPVKFSIEAGTLVSVIAEQDSWYHIRLEDGRTGWSRQRLFSRDLPRRIESIQVSSEPDGSEKVVFRLNGFYPPKTFAMEEDNIPKVVCDFFDTGLARGVRKKFRVDGALLQQIRTGIHDTPRAKIRVVMDLNPSKKYSVDQVFFKKNNIYTLTFRPLPDKPLSDTE, from the coding sequence ATGAGAGGACGTCGATCTGTAAATTTTTTCCGGATATGGGGGGCTGTTCTGGTCTGTCTGCTTACCGCCAGCTTTTCCAGTGCTGAAAAACCGGAGTCCCGGTCCGTAACGATCCGGGCGGATATTGCCAATTTACTGATAAAACCGCAGAAAAATGCTCTCGTCCTTGACACGCTGAAACAGGGAGATACGGTGACCCTTATCGGCGGGGAGGGCGACTGGTATATTGTCAGGCTTGCAGATAACCGGGTGGGATGGCTTCACCGGAGCTTTCTTATGGCTCCCGAAACGCCCCCTGTCCCGCCTCCGGCAGCGCCGCCCGTTGCCGAGACAAAAGAAGAGGCGTCAGCCCTGTATCAGGCCGTCCTTAAAATAAAGTCGGGGCGGGTGCGCGAAGCCCCGTTTCCTGAAGCCCCCGTTAAATTTTCAATTGAAGCGGGAACGCTTGTGTCCGTCATCGCGGAACAGGATAGCTGGTATCACATCCGCCTTGAAGACGGTCGGACCGGCTGGTCCCGTCAAAGACTCTTTTCCCGCGATCTCCCCCGCCGCATTGAGTCGATTCAGGTCAGCTCCGAGCCGGACGGCAGTGAAAAGGTCGTTTTCCGGCTGAACGGTTTTTATCCGCCCAAGACCTTTGCCATGGAGGAGGACAATATCCCCAAAGTGGTTTGTGATTTTTTTGATACGGGGCTGGCCCGGGGCGTCAGGAAAAAGTTTCGCGTTGACGGGGCGCTGTTGCAGCAGATCCGAACGGGTATTCACGATACGCCCCGCGCTAAAATCCGGGTTGTCATGGACCTGAACCCCTCAAAAAAATACAGCGTCGATCAGGTCTTCTTCAAAAAAAATAATATTTACACCCTCACTTTCAGGCCGCTCCCGGATAAGCCGCTTTCGGACACGGAGTAG
- a CDS encoding protein kinase domain-containing protein, with the protein MIVRCENCQTAFKIDDHLIKEDGTKLRCSNCKHIFKVHPSAPPAPEISEAEPPVKKPDNDTMTMVDFSEEVFDKREHLAERYVEMGVIGEGGMGEVKVVRDTQLLRKVALKVLKKDAASPAALSYFLREAQITAQLDHPNIIPLYTVKQPNQNEQNVSFVMKLIKGKTLGDVIREARDTYQENPRAQLPEELSLASRLGYFLKVCDGMIYAHRKEVIHRDLKPSNVMVGDYGEVYVMDWGIAKMVKEIPETLYGIQKIAAQKSDLYIGGTEIGSVVGTPGYISPEQVRGLPDVGPPSDQFSLGVILYELVTLKPARPGDMKKKLEWAEKGFLNQMVHLLPEKKVPPELRAIIHKATALETEDRYLSVALMAEDVRRFLRGDEVSQLPDNLPRKMWRWMNKHRHLTAIVVLSLLLISSAITIGTLFSERAAMKASRIREKTLTHLLTKVATQAHYIDSRFMRLEGLLISLANNAMYLIQNAPPNTENIYWLNDFKVPGKGPADLRESSLYGQRVSIDYPVVKLAPGVRREDVRPVMQRLAPLRHHFRKLLLDSRNSIAPLGEEEARRLLTIHGLPVSWIYIGLETGVMYSYPGKGKYAEKYDPRVRPWYRLGAHKNAVYWGNPYIDLQGLGMVLPCATSLYDAEGRFYGVAGMDVTYNNIIQDSLTRTGAIGVIESFLLDEKGRIVVRSSQLGIEPEEHPTDSALHLELFPVQEVVNKIRRDESGLAEVSRQGESRIIFFHQIPSLDWYYVEEVKTATILGPDLM; encoded by the coding sequence ATGATTGTCAGGTGTGAGAACTGCCAGACCGCTTTCAAGATTGATGATCATCTGATTAAGGAAGACGGCACGAAACTCCGATGTTCCAACTGCAAGCACATATTCAAAGTCCATCCCTCTGCGCCCCCGGCCCCGGAGATCAGCGAGGCGGAACCGCCTGTAAAGAAACCTGATAATGATACCATGACAATGGTGGATTTTTCAGAAGAGGTTTTTGACAAACGGGAACACCTGGCCGAACGGTATGTTGAGATGGGGGTGATCGGTGAGGGCGGCATGGGAGAGGTGAAGGTGGTCAGGGACACCCAGCTTCTGAGAAAAGTTGCCCTCAAAGTCCTGAAAAAAGATGCCGCATCCCCGGCCGCACTCAGTTATTTCCTTCGGGAAGCCCAGATCACAGCCCAGCTTGACCACCCCAACATTATTCCGCTTTACACCGTCAAACAGCCGAATCAGAATGAGCAGAACGTCTCCTTTGTGATGAAGCTCATAAAAGGGAAAACCCTGGGGGATGTGATCCGGGAGGCCAGGGATACATACCAGGAAAATCCCAGGGCGCAGCTCCCCGAGGAATTAAGCCTTGCCTCGCGCCTGGGCTATTTTTTAAAGGTCTGCGACGGCATGATCTATGCCCACCGGAAAGAGGTGATTCACCGCGATCTCAAACCCTCCAACGTGATGGTCGGTGACTACGGCGAAGTCTATGTGATGGACTGGGGAATTGCAAAGATGGTCAAAGAGATCCCGGAAACACTGTACGGTATTCAGAAAATCGCCGCTCAGAAATCCGATCTCTATATCGGGGGAACCGAAATCGGCAGCGTGGTCGGAACACCGGGCTATATCTCCCCGGAACAGGTCAGGGGATTGCCGGATGTCGGCCCGCCCAGCGACCAGTTCTCCCTGGGCGTTATTCTGTATGAACTGGTCACGCTGAAACCGGCCCGGCCCGGGGATATGAAAAAAAAGCTGGAGTGGGCCGAAAAGGGCTTTCTGAACCAGATGGTCCACCTTCTTCCGGAAAAAAAGGTGCCCCCCGAACTGAGGGCCATCATTCATAAGGCGACGGCACTGGAAACAGAAGACCGCTATCTCAGCGTGGCACTCATGGCCGAGGATGTCCGCCGGTTTCTGAGGGGCGACGAAGTCTCGCAGCTGCCGGACAACCTCCCCCGGAAAATGTGGCGCTGGATGAACAAACACCGGCATCTCACCGCCATCGTGGTGCTGTCGCTGCTCCTGATCTCCTCTGCCATCACCATCGGCACCCTTTTCAGTGAGCGGGCGGCCATGAAGGCTTCCCGGATACGGGAGAAGACGCTTACCCACCTGCTGACCAAGGTGGCGACACAGGCCCACTATATTGACAGCCGGTTCATGCGGCTGGAGGGCCTGCTGATCAGCCTGGCCAATAACGCCATGTATCTGATTCAGAACGCACCGCCCAACACAGAAAATATTTACTGGCTGAACGATTTCAAAGTACCGGGAAAGGGGCCTGCGGACCTTCGGGAATCCTCGCTTTACGGCCAGCGGGTCAGCATCGACTACCCGGTGGTCAAGCTGGCCCCCGGTGTCAGACGCGAAGACGTCCGGCCGGTGATGCAGCGGCTGGCCCCCCTCCGGCACCACTTCCGAAAGTTACTGCTGGACAGCCGGAACAGTATCGCGCCGCTGGGAGAAGAGGAGGCGCGCCGCCTGCTCACCATCCACGGCCTTCCCGTCAGCTGGATCTATATCGGACTGGAAACCGGTGTCATGTATTCCTATCCGGGAAAAGGGAAATACGCCGAAAAGTACGACCCCAGAGTACGCCCCTGGTACCGGCTGGGTGCCCATAAGAATGCGGTCTACTGGGGAAATCCCTATATCGACCTTCAGGGGCTGGGCATGGTGCTGCCGTGTGCCACCTCTCTCTATGACGCCGAAGGACGGTTTTACGGCGTTGCGGGCATGGATGTGACCTATAATAATATCATTCAGGACAGCCTCACCCGGACAGGTGCCATCGGGGTGATTGAGAGTTTCCTGCTGGATGAAAAGGGCCGGATCGTCGTAAGATCCAGCCAGCTAGGCATCGAACCTGAGGAACATCCCACTGATTCCGCGCTCCATCTGGAACTCTTTCCGGTTCAGGAGGTTGTGAACAAAATCCGGCGGGATGAGTCCGGGCTGGCCGAGGTCAGCCGGCAGGGGGAATCACGGATTATCTTTTTTCACCAGATCCCCTCGCTGGACTGGTATTATGTGGAAGAGGTCAAAACCGCCACCATCCTCGGCCCGGATTTAATGTGA
- a CDS encoding helix-turn-helix domain-containing protein — translation MDFVIRRAYKYRIYPTKAQISNPENQFSMCRHLYNRSLAERTDAYEKDGTAISYHQQQNSLPELKKKRPWYNPDLKEAPSESVIQEGSIHVEIVS, via the coding sequence ATGGATTTCGTCATACGTCGCGCCTATAAATACAGGATTTACCCCACAAAGGCACAGATTTCCAATCCGGAGAACCAGTTCTCCATGTGCCGTCATCTGTACAACCGGAGCCTTGCGGAACGGACTGATGCGTATGAAAAAGACGGTACGGCAATTTCTTACCATCAGCAGCAGAACAGCCTGCCGGAGCTGAAAAAAAAGCGTCCCTGGTACAACCCGGACCTGAAAGAAGCCCCTTCCGAATCTGTGATTCAGGAGGGGAGCATTCACGTTGAAATTGTTTCATAA
- the nqrF gene encoding NADH:ubiquinone reductase (Na(+)-transporting) subunit F, giving the protein MIYIVSLLVFTAIIFALVGTLLLVESKVVRKGDCTIRINESEAQDIQVPAGATLLSSLASQKIFLPSACGGGGSCGTCKCVVDAGGRDVLPTELPHLSRREIRDHVRLACQVKVRENMNIRIPDEIFNIRKYTATVVSNKNVATFIKELVLKLDPGQRLEFRAGAYIQIDIPAYEARFNAFDVDDLYRPDWDRFNLWGLRARSEEIEYRAYSLASPPSEGDVLRFTIRIATPPPGRTDLPPGVGSSYVFNLKPGDRVTLSGPYGDFFVKETQREMCFIGGGAGMAPMRSHIFNQLRDEKTSRKLTFWYGARSWKEMFYHEDFSQLERDHENFSYHVALSEPQPEDHWDGMVGFIHQCAHDHYLSQHPDPQEIEYYLCGPPMMIDAVEKMLDSLGVEPEMIAYDKFG; this is encoded by the coding sequence ATGATTTACATCGTCAGCCTGCTGGTATTTACCGCCATTATTTTCGCCCTGGTCGGGACGCTGCTCCTGGTTGAGTCAAAGGTCGTCCGAAAGGGCGACTGCACAATCCGTATCAACGAGAGCGAGGCGCAGGATATTCAGGTGCCTGCCGGGGCCACCCTGCTCTCCTCCCTGGCGAGTCAGAAAATCTTTCTGCCCTCGGCCTGCGGCGGCGGAGGCTCCTGTGGCACCTGCAAATGTGTGGTGGATGCGGGCGGGCGGGATGTGCTGCCCACGGAGCTGCCCCACCTGAGCCGCAGGGAGATCAGAGATCACGTCCGCCTGGCCTGTCAGGTCAAGGTCAGGGAGAACATGAACATCCGCATCCCGGACGAGATCTTCAACATCCGAAAATACACCGCCACGGTCGTCTCCAACAAAAACGTGGCCACCTTTATCAAGGAGCTGGTGCTGAAGCTGGACCCGGGCCAGCGGCTTGAATTCCGGGCCGGTGCCTATATCCAGATCGACATCCCGGCCTATGAGGCCCGGTTCAACGCCTTTGACGTGGATGACCTGTACAGGCCGGACTGGGACCGGTTCAACCTCTGGGGCCTGCGGGCCAGATCCGAAGAGATCGAATACCGGGCCTATTCTCTCGCCAGTCCGCCGTCCGAGGGGGATGTACTCAGATTCACCATCCGCATCGCCACGCCGCCGCCGGGCCGGACAGACCTGCCGCCCGGTGTGGGGTCTTCCTATGTGTTCAACCTGAAGCCCGGCGACCGGGTGACCCTCAGCGGGCCTTACGGCGATTTTTTCGTGAAGGAGACGCAGCGGGAGATGTGTTTTATCGGTGGCGGTGCAGGCATGGCCCCCATGCGGAGCCATATTTTCAACCAGTTGCGGGATGAAAAGACCTCCCGGAAGCTCACCTTCTGGTATGGGGCGCGGTCGTGGAAGGAGATGTTCTACCACGAGGATTTCAGCCAGCTGGAACGGGATCATGAGAACTTCTCTTACCATGTGGCCCTGTCCGAACCCCAGCCCGAAGACCACTGGGACGGGATGGTCGGCTTTATCCACCAGTGCGCCCACGACCACTATCTGAGTCAGCACCCGGACCCTCAGGAGATTGAGTATTATCTCTGCGGGCCGCCCATGATGATTGACGCCGTGGAAAAAATGCTCGACAGCCTGGGGGTTGAGCCGGAGATGATCGCCTATGACAAATTCGGCTAA
- a CDS encoding RNA-guided endonuclease InsQ/TnpB family protein, with amino-acid sequence MNITPATCENQAVVGVDLGVRHLATLSDGEIIEGPKAYRKSEKKLRRFQQSFARKQKGSRNRERQKRKISRTHYRISCMRQDALHKLTTRLVRKFSVIVIEDLNVRGMLRNGGLAKAISDMGFYEFRRQLGYKARISGVRVIIADRWFPSSKRCSACGEKHPNLTLSDRTFVCPAYSLRIDRDLNAARNLEMYPGLMAA; translated from the coding sequence ATGAATATCACCCCGGCAACATGCGAAAACCAAGCGGTTGTCGGTGTGGATCTGGGCGTGAGGCATCTGGCGACATTGTCTGACGGAGAGATAATCGAAGGCCCCAAGGCATACCGGAAATCGGAGAAAAAGCTCCGAAGGTTTCAACAATCTTTTGCGAGGAAACAGAAGGGTTCGAGGAATCGTGAGAGGCAAAAACGAAAGATTTCACGTACGCACTATCGGATTTCATGCATGCGACAGGATGCGCTTCACAAGCTCACGACCCGGCTGGTCCGGAAATTTTCCGTTATCGTAATCGAAGATCTGAATGTCCGTGGGATGCTCCGCAACGGCGGGCTGGCAAAGGCCATTTCGGATATGGGTTTTTATGAGTTCCGTCGTCAGCTCGGATACAAAGCACGGATTTCCGGTGTCCGTGTGATCATCGCAGACCGATGGTTCCCCTCTTCAAAAAGATGTTCGGCCTGTGGCGAAAAACATCCGAATCTCACCCTTTCGGATCGGACGTTTGTCTGCCCGGCATATTCGCTCAGAATTGACAGAGATCTCAATGCTGCCAGAAATTTGGAAATGTATCCCGGACTGATGGCGGCATAA
- a CDS encoding RNA-guided endonuclease InsQ/TnpB family protein, whose product MTHKTELDPTNVQRGYFARACGTARFAWNRGLAEWNRQYEEGLKPSGPALKKAFNAIKKEEFPWVSDVLRDANSQPFSNLQTAFGNFFKGRAKRPHFKKKGIGDSFYIANDKFRIDENRIRIPKLGWVRMKEPFCRFGKIMGGDGFPDGGQVVCQYRRQDEYHPGNMRKPSGCRCGSGREASGDIV is encoded by the coding sequence TTGACACACAAGACAGAACTCGATCCCACCAATGTGCAGCGGGGATACTTCGCACGGGCATGTGGAACGGCGAGGTTTGCCTGGAACCGGGGGCTTGCGGAATGGAATCGGCAATATGAAGAGGGGCTGAAACCGTCGGGACCCGCTTTGAAAAAGGCGTTCAATGCGATTAAGAAAGAGGAATTTCCCTGGGTATCCGATGTCCTGAGAGACGCCAACAGTCAGCCTTTCAGCAACCTGCAAACGGCGTTCGGCAATTTTTTCAAAGGCAGGGCAAAACGTCCGCATTTCAAAAAGAAGGGGATCGGGGACAGTTTTTACATTGCCAATGACAAATTCAGAATTGATGAAAACAGGATACGGATTCCGAAGCTCGGCTGGGTGCGGATGAAAGAGCCTTTCTGTCGGTTTGGAAAAATTATGGGGGGCGACGGTTTCCCGGACGGCGGACAGGTGGTTTGTCAGTATCGGCGTCAGGATGAATATCACCCCGGCAACATGCGAAAACCAAGCGGTTGTCGGTGTGGATCTGGGCGTGAGGCATCTGGCGACATTGTCTGA
- the nqrE gene encoding NADH:ubiquinone reductase (Na(+)-transporting) subunit E: protein MENLLSIALNSIFVGNILLAYFLGMCSFLAVSRQMETAIGLGFAVIFVMTITAPVNWLVYNWLLAPGALKWAGLPGTDLSFLKFIVFIAVIAAMVQIVEMVIDRYSPGLYTSLGVFLPLIAVNCAILGASLFMVERAYTFAESVVFGAGSGVGWMLAIVTMAAIRKKMWYADVPEGLQGFGISMIVTGLMAMSFMLFSGITL, encoded by the coding sequence ATGGAAAACCTTCTGAGCATCGCGTTAAATTCAATTTTCGTCGGCAATATCCTGCTGGCCTATTTCCTGGGCATGTGTTCGTTCCTCGCCGTCTCCCGGCAAATGGAGACCGCCATCGGCCTGGGATTTGCCGTGATCTTTGTCATGACCATCACGGCCCCGGTCAACTGGCTGGTCTACAACTGGCTGCTGGCACCGGGCGCGCTGAAATGGGCGGGCCTGCCGGGGACAGATCTCAGTTTTCTGAAATTTATTGTGTTCATCGCCGTTATCGCCGCCATGGTCCAGATCGTGGAGATGGTGATTGACCGCTACTCCCCCGGTCTCTACACATCCCTGGGCGTTTTTCTGCCCCTGATCGCCGTCAACTGCGCCATTCTGGGGGCCTCCCTTTTCATGGTGGAACGGGCCTACACCTTTGCCGAATCGGTGGTCTTCGGGGCAGGCTCCGGCGTCGGATGGATGCTCGCCATTGTCACCATGGCCGCCATCCGCAAAAAAATGTGGTATGCGGACGTACCGGAGGGGTTACAGGGGTTCGGCATCAGCATGATCGTCACCGGGCTGATGGCCATGTCGTTCATGCTCTTTTCCGGGATCACGTTATGA
- a CDS encoding TetR/AcrR family transcriptional regulator → MARQTDKIKEIPTQIKNPELVKRRRRQIVDAAVQLFIEKGFHKTTTRQIAKAAGFSIGSLYEYVASKEDVLYLVCDAIHAEVERGVAEALSRTTRGREALAEVIREYFLVCHRMCDHILLIYQETQSLPPQWRSKVLENEIRITGIFVKALARLVESGNFPYMDDRSIELVAHNISVLGHMWTFRRWFLARHYSIEDYIELQTDFILGLSTRKKD, encoded by the coding sequence ATGGCGCGACAAACAGATAAAATAAAAGAAATTCCGACCCAGATTAAAAACCCCGAACTGGTCAAACGTCGGCGAAGGCAGATTGTCGATGCGGCGGTACAGCTTTTCATCGAAAAGGGGTTTCACAAAACCACCACCCGTCAGATTGCCAAGGCGGCAGGCTTTTCCATCGGCTCACTCTACGAGTACGTCGCCTCCAAGGAGGATGTGCTGTATCTGGTCTGTGATGCGATCCACGCCGAGGTCGAGCGGGGGGTGGCCGAGGCCCTGAGCCGGACCACCCGTGGCCGGGAAGCCCTGGCCGAGGTCATCCGGGAGTATTTTCTGGTCTGCCACCGGATGTGTGATCATATTCTCCTGATCTACCAGGAAACCCAGTCCCTCCCGCCCCAGTGGCGCTCCAAGGTGCTGGAAAACGAAATCCGGATCACCGGCATCTTCGTCAAAGCCCTGGCCCGCCTGGTGGAATCCGGAAATTTCCCTTATATGGACGATCGCTCCATCGAGCTGGTGGCACACAATATTTCGGTGCTGGGGCATATGTGGACCTTTCGGCGCTGGTTCCTGGCCCGCCACTACAGCATTGAGGACTACATCGAATTGCAGACGGATTTTATCCTGGGCCTGTCCACCCGGAAAAAGGACTAA